The Alteromonas stellipolaris genome includes a region encoding these proteins:
- a CDS encoding efflux RND transporter periplasmic adaptor subunit has translation MIQDTSSQDTLVETKSSRKKWVGVSVIILIACVFGYLFLSSSTNAGLSSSRDSLKFSAVTKGNLIRDIVTTGRIIASNAPQLYSPEQGYVLLKVKPGDSVENGDIVAIVDSPELQNTMKQEQSALASLQSDLARQELDVRRQALLLNKQADIANVELVAAQREEKRAKLSIKDHLISQIDLEEALDNLAKAEVTYKHAISEIELATDTLAFELKTTKEKVARQALVVDDLTRQLADLTIRASVSGVVGNVLIQPNALVAKNEPLMKLVDLTAYEAELNVAESYANELGLGMSVELKVGVQKVIGKLVSISPEVVDRQVTARVRFPENSVQSIRQNQQVSARILLENKRDVLKVDRGSFLQAGGTTAYLVTGDLAERIDIQIGATSIREVEILSGLQEGDEIIVSNYEQFNQAATVLLR, from the coding sequence ATGATTCAAGATACAAGTAGCCAAGATACCCTTGTTGAAACGAAATCATCGCGAAAAAAATGGGTGGGTGTCTCCGTCATCATCTTAATCGCGTGTGTCTTTGGATATTTATTCCTTTCTTCTAGCACTAACGCTGGATTATCTAGCAGTCGTGATTCGCTGAAATTCAGTGCAGTAACGAAAGGTAATTTAATCAGGGATATTGTCACCACTGGCAGAATAATCGCATCAAATGCCCCGCAGCTCTACAGCCCTGAGCAAGGCTATGTCCTACTAAAGGTTAAGCCAGGTGATTCGGTAGAAAATGGGGATATTGTAGCAATAGTCGATTCTCCTGAATTACAGAATACTATGAAGCAAGAGCAATCTGCGCTAGCAAGCTTGCAAAGTGATCTTGCTAGGCAAGAGCTCGATGTACGTAGACAGGCACTTTTATTAAATAAACAAGCTGATATTGCCAACGTTGAATTGGTCGCTGCTCAGCGAGAAGAAAAAAGAGCAAAACTGTCTATCAAAGACCACCTCATTAGCCAGATAGATTTAGAAGAGGCACTAGACAATCTAGCTAAGGCAGAAGTGACTTATAAGCACGCCATTAGCGAAATTGAATTAGCAACAGATACGTTAGCTTTTGAGCTAAAGACTACGAAGGAGAAGGTTGCCAGGCAAGCTCTGGTTGTTGATGACCTTACCCGCCAACTTGCTGATTTAACTATTAGAGCGAGCGTGTCAGGTGTCGTGGGGAACGTGTTAATTCAGCCGAATGCACTTGTTGCGAAAAATGAGCCATTAATGAAATTGGTAGATTTAACTGCTTATGAAGCCGAGCTCAACGTTGCTGAGAGTTACGCAAATGAGCTGGGATTAGGGATGAGTGTTGAGTTAAAAGTGGGTGTCCAGAAAGTGATTGGCAAACTGGTTTCAATATCCCCAGAGGTAGTCGATAGACAGGTTACTGCAAGAGTGCGCTTTCCTGAAAATAGTGTGCAGTCAATTCGTCAGAACCAACAGGTGTCAGCACGAATATTGTTAGAGAACAAAAGGGATGTACTTAAGGTAGATCGTGGGAGCTTCCTTCAAGCCGGCGGCACCACAGCTTATCTAGTCACCGGCGACCTTGCAGAGCGAATCGACATTCAGATTGGTGCAACCAGCATTCGAGAAGTCGAAATCCTCAGCGGCTTGCAAGAAGGCGATGAAATAATAGTTTCAAATTACGAACAGTTTAATCAAGCGGCTACAGTACTTCTGCGCTAA
- a CDS encoding transposase, with translation MPRPRKSLICLDETPYYHCVSRCVRRAFLCGKDRFSGKSFEHRRQWVENRLLKLASVFAIDVCAYAVMSNHTHTVLRVDKTLALAMSPEEVLTRWHTLHNGTLLTRQFMNRDQRPNLSEAQIKSVLACVEVYRKRLYDISWFMRLLNEFIARKANKEDECTGRFWEGRFKSQALLDESALLACMAYVDLNPIRAGNAKTPEKAMYTSVKRRIAKAKTNKQPTELLPFIGDSQQNKLKGLPFRVDDYLQLVDQTGRQLRSNIKGAIPRNCEPILSRTGLSQTDWSAVVGSIESNFSSKISLGLVKRRTGVSHQLAC, from the coding sequence ATGCCGCGTCCTCGTAAGTCACTAATATGTTTAGATGAGACTCCTTACTATCATTGTGTTTCTCGTTGTGTCCGTAGAGCATTTCTATGCGGTAAAGACAGGTTCAGTGGAAAAAGCTTCGAGCATAGAAGGCAGTGGGTAGAGAACCGCTTGCTTAAACTTGCGAGTGTATTTGCCATTGATGTTTGTGCTTACGCAGTCATGAGTAATCATACGCATACTGTCCTCCGAGTAGATAAAACCCTAGCGCTCGCAATGAGTCCGGAGGAAGTGCTAACTCGCTGGCATACGCTTCATAATGGAACCTTGCTCACTCGTCAATTTATGAATAGAGATCAGAGGCCTAATCTTTCTGAAGCACAAATAAAATCGGTACTTGCTTGCGTGGAAGTTTATAGAAAGCGATTGTACGATATAAGTTGGTTCATGCGGCTTCTTAATGAGTTTATTGCAAGGAAAGCAAACAAGGAGGACGAATGCACAGGGCGCTTTTGGGAAGGGAGATTTAAGTCTCAAGCTCTGTTAGATGAGTCAGCGTTACTGGCTTGTATGGCCTATGTTGACTTAAACCCTATTAGAGCTGGTAATGCGAAGACACCTGAAAAGGCAATGTATACCAGTGTGAAACGTCGCATAGCAAAGGCGAAAACGAACAAACAACCCACAGAGCTACTTCCATTTATTGGTGATTCACAACAGAACAAGTTAAAAGGCTTACCATTTCGAGTCGATGATTATTTGCAGCTTGTGGATCAAACCGGTAGACAGCTAAGAAGTAACATAAAGGGAGCAATACCGCGAAATTGTGAGCCTATTTTATCGCGCACCGGTTTATCACAAACAGATTGGTCTGCCGTTGTAGGCTCTATTGAGAGTAACTTCTCCAGCAAGATAAGCTTGGGATTGGTAAAACGAAGAACTGGAGTGAGCCATCAACTAGCCTGCTAA
- a CDS encoding transglycosylase SLT domain-containing protein, with product MHQKFKPLCIFLSSLVVLFPLFIAGCATTPPKDSSNLCEIFFEKDDWYDAAADARDKWGVPIHVPMAMMYQESSFRHDALPPRDYVFFGLVPWGRVSSAYGYSQAKTPTWADYMRETDNSGADRDDFEDAIDFMGWFIYKSQKVNGISKWDAYAQYLNYHEGWGGYKRRSYDRKPWLKKVASKVKARSLRYATQLKTCEEELSKGWFMKLFS from the coding sequence ATGCATCAAAAGTTCAAACCGTTGTGCATTTTTTTATCAAGTTTGGTCGTGCTTTTTCCGCTATTTATCGCTGGGTGCGCTACAACACCGCCGAAAGACAGCAGTAATTTGTGCGAAATCTTCTTTGAAAAAGATGATTGGTACGATGCTGCAGCCGATGCACGTGATAAATGGGGCGTACCCATTCATGTGCCGATGGCGATGATGTATCAAGAAAGCTCCTTTAGGCACGATGCATTGCCACCCCGTGATTATGTATTTTTCGGCTTAGTCCCCTGGGGCAGAGTTAGCTCCGCTTATGGTTATTCCCAAGCTAAGACACCCACATGGGCCGACTACATGCGCGAAACTGATAACAGCGGCGCTGATCGCGACGATTTCGAAGATGCCATCGATTTTATGGGTTGGTTTATTTATAAATCGCAGAAGGTAAATGGCATTTCAAAGTGGGATGCATACGCTCAATACTTGAATTACCACGAAGGCTGGGGTGGCTATAAACGTAGAAGTTACGACCGTAAACCTTGGCTGAAGAAAGTAGCATCTAAGGTGAAAGCAAGATCGTTACGCTACGCCACCCAACTTAAAACCTGTGAAGAAGAACTAAGCAAAGGCTGGTTCATGAAGCTTTTTAGCTAG
- the gshA gene encoding glutamate--cysteine ligase, with product MTVNSTCFNERLAALKSPEFLTALTQIKRGVEREALRIKPNGALSQEPHPKALGSALTHDTITTDFSESLLEFITPPESSAAKTITQLQDVHKYTIDNIGDEQIWPLSMPCFIEDEAHIPIAYFGESNIGKMKRVYRIGLKNRYGSMMQAIAGVHFNFSFSNDFWKLWAALNGTEHSQDQTSADYFSLIRNYRRYCWIIPYLYGASPALCGSFLKGKEHALPFEKVGKGTYYMPYATSLRMSDLGYTSAEQSSLKICYNQLDNYVRLLRGAMDTPSNRFSSFSAGEGGNYQQLSRNILQIENELYSPIRPKQPTQSMEKPTDALVKRGISYIEVRALDVNPFSPIGISQTQFDFLDVFLLTCLLKPSAELDEAQLNEAKDNMNRVVLEGRKPNLVLNHNNEETSLTAWASSLFEEFEEVAKILDLANDTTRYSDAVAAEAKKVANPALTPSGVLLDELLKHDKDNGVYGLELAARYQEQMKGFDYQQTTEAMFVDAAETSLAAQADVEAADTKDFDSFIRDYFNEPLAKKNA from the coding sequence TTGACTGTAAACTCAACGTGTTTCAACGAGCGTTTGGCTGCGCTTAAATCACCTGAATTTTTAACGGCACTTACGCAAATTAAACGTGGTGTTGAGCGTGAAGCGTTACGCATTAAGCCGAACGGTGCTCTGTCGCAAGAGCCTCATCCAAAGGCGTTGGGCTCTGCGCTAACGCACGACACAATAACCACAGACTTTTCAGAGTCGTTGTTAGAGTTTATTACGCCACCTGAAAGTAGCGCCGCTAAAACTATTACGCAGTTACAAGATGTTCATAAGTACACCATTGATAATATTGGCGATGAGCAAATTTGGCCACTCAGCATGCCGTGCTTTATCGAAGATGAAGCGCATATTCCTATTGCTTATTTTGGCGAATCTAACATTGGCAAAATGAAGCGAGTATATCGCATTGGGTTAAAAAACCGCTATGGCAGCATGATGCAGGCGATTGCTGGCGTACATTTTAACTTTTCTTTCTCTAATGATTTCTGGAAACTTTGGGCTGCGCTTAACGGTACTGAGCATAGCCAAGATCAGACTTCAGCCGATTACTTCTCATTGATTAGAAACTATCGTCGCTACTGCTGGATAATTCCTTATCTATACGGTGCTTCACCTGCGTTGTGTGGTTCGTTTTTGAAAGGAAAAGAACATGCACTACCATTCGAAAAAGTGGGCAAGGGTACGTATTACATGCCGTATGCCACATCATTGAGAATGAGTGACTTGGGATATACCAGTGCAGAGCAGTCTTCACTTAAAATTTGTTACAACCAGTTAGATAACTATGTTCGTTTGCTTCGCGGTGCTATGGATACGCCATCAAATCGCTTTAGTAGCTTTTCTGCTGGTGAAGGTGGTAATTATCAGCAGCTCAGCAGAAATATTTTACAGATAGAGAACGAGCTGTATTCGCCAATTCGTCCAAAGCAGCCTACGCAGTCTATGGAAAAGCCGACCGATGCGCTGGTTAAGCGCGGGATAAGCTACATTGAAGTGCGTGCGTTAGATGTAAATCCATTTTCGCCTATTGGTATTAGCCAAACCCAATTCGATTTTCTTGATGTGTTTTTGTTGACGTGCTTGTTGAAGCCCAGTGCTGAATTAGACGAAGCTCAGCTAAATGAAGCTAAAGACAATATGAACCGAGTGGTGTTAGAAGGTAGAAAACCTAATTTGGTACTTAATCACAACAATGAGGAAACTTCACTAACAGCGTGGGCTTCATCACTGTTTGAAGAGTTTGAGGAAGTGGCGAAAATACTCGATTTGGCAAATGATACCACTCGATATAGTGACGCAGTTGCTGCAGAGGCGAAGAAAGTTGCAAACCCTGCGTTAACCCCTTCAGGTGTTCTTTTAGATGAACTGCTTAAACATGACAAAGATAATGGTGTTTACGGCCTAGAGTTAGCTGCACGTTATCAAGAGCAGATGAAAGGGTTCGATTATCAGCAAACTACGGAAGCTATGTTTGTAGATGCCGCTGAGACATCGTTAGCAGCGCAAGCTGATGTGGAAGCCGCTGATACTAAAGACTTCGACAGCTTCATTCGTGATTATTTTAACGAACCGCTAGCAAAAAAAAACGCCTGA
- a CDS encoding M16 family metallopeptidase yields the protein MSGSLAFRLIVAVFAISVLNGCQRANVDTPADSSAVTIPYEKYTLSNGLTVILHEDHSDPLVHVDVTYHVGSAREEVGKSGFAHFFEHMMFQGSKHVADEQHFKVITEAGGSLNGSTNTDRTNYYETVPANQLEKVLWLEADRMGYLLEAVNQTKFENQRETVKNERAQRVDNQPYGLRHELNGEAMYPEGHPYSWMTIGYVEDLDRVNVNDLKAFFKRWYGPNNAVLTIGGDIDSAKTKALIAQYFGDIPKGPEVKDPEPQPVTLSETRYMTLEDKVHLPLLQITFPTVYARHPDEAPLDVLSDILGGGKTSLFYKNLVKEGMAVQAVVSHPCRELACEFQLIALANPAKVQSLDELQKVIEATLAEFETRGVKPDDLARTKGSIEASTVFGLQSVAGKVTALAANETFYQTPDLVSEDIARYNSVTAEDVMRVYKKYIKDANSVVLSIVPKGQPQLQAAQPTFERPVRTLPETQPDNHEYTSSPSSFDRTEQPKAGEAPVVTVPDYWERELANGVNVLGVTMSETPTVALTISMDGGMLLDAEGKAGTAYLTALMMNESTQNYTNEELANELAKLGSSIRFSAAGRYSQVYVSTLTKNVMPTLALLKEKFFNPAFEESDFIRMKERVLQGLQQQAKTPSSLARRARDLVLFGADNRVSLPDEGTIETVQSITLDDVKQFYNQYYSPSKASAVVVGNMSSDAVVDALDFMSKWEVEAYTFEDYDAFPTYDKNQVFLVDSPSAVQSVVYIVKRSLPFDATGDYFKSRLVNFPLGGGFNSRINLNLREDKGITYGANSAFMGGKTLGWFEVGTDLTAANTAQGITEVFKEINQYIENGATDEEIQFMRNAFTLSDALEFETPNSKARFLRQLQSYGLEKGYRNEQIEIINSISKDEINALAKQYLSTDALQVIVVGDKDAILEQLESLNMPIIELSVDTNSREKIN from the coding sequence ATGTCAGGAAGTTTGGCGTTTCGCCTTATTGTTGCAGTTTTTGCTATTAGCGTACTTAATGGATGTCAAAGAGCAAACGTAGACACCCCCGCCGATAGCTCCGCAGTTACTATCCCATACGAAAAGTACACGCTCAGTAACGGATTAACGGTTATTCTTCACGAAGACCATTCCGATCCACTCGTTCATGTAGATGTGACATACCACGTTGGCTCGGCCCGTGAAGAAGTCGGTAAGTCTGGTTTCGCGCACTTTTTTGAGCATATGATGTTTCAAGGCTCGAAACATGTAGCAGATGAACAGCATTTTAAGGTGATCACCGAAGCCGGTGGTAGTTTAAACGGCTCGACAAATACCGACAGAACCAATTATTACGAAACTGTGCCTGCCAACCAGCTTGAAAAAGTGTTGTGGCTTGAAGCAGACCGAATGGGGTATTTGCTTGAAGCAGTCAACCAAACCAAATTTGAAAACCAGCGTGAAACCGTTAAAAACGAACGCGCTCAGCGAGTAGATAACCAGCCTTACGGACTAAGACATGAGCTAAATGGCGAGGCTATGTATCCTGAGGGGCATCCCTATTCATGGATGACGATTGGATATGTTGAAGACTTAGATCGAGTTAACGTAAACGACCTTAAAGCCTTTTTCAAACGCTGGTATGGGCCAAACAATGCAGTGTTAACCATAGGTGGTGATATAGACAGTGCGAAAACCAAAGCACTAATAGCGCAATATTTTGGAGACATTCCAAAAGGGCCTGAGGTTAAAGATCCTGAGCCTCAGCCCGTGACCCTATCTGAAACACGCTATATGACCTTAGAAGATAAGGTCCACTTACCCTTACTTCAAATCACTTTCCCTACTGTATATGCACGCCACCCTGATGAAGCACCATTAGATGTGCTGTCTGACATTCTAGGTGGCGGTAAAACGTCTTTGTTTTATAAAAATTTAGTGAAAGAAGGCATGGCTGTCCAAGCTGTAGTGTCACACCCATGCCGGGAGCTTGCCTGTGAATTTCAATTAATTGCCTTGGCTAATCCAGCAAAAGTGCAGTCACTGGATGAGCTTCAAAAGGTAATAGAAGCCACCCTGGCTGAATTTGAAACCCGCGGTGTTAAACCAGACGATTTAGCGCGAACCAAAGGCAGTATTGAAGCATCTACCGTATTTGGCTTACAAAGCGTAGCCGGCAAAGTGACTGCGCTTGCGGCCAATGAGACTTTTTATCAAACTCCAGATTTAGTGTCTGAAGATATCGCCCGTTATAATTCAGTGACCGCTGAAGATGTAATGCGTGTCTATAAAAAATATATCAAAGACGCCAATAGTGTGGTGTTGAGTATTGTGCCAAAAGGCCAGCCTCAGCTGCAGGCTGCCCAGCCCACGTTTGAGCGCCCCGTTCGAACACTACCTGAAACGCAGCCCGATAATCACGAATATACGTCTTCACCATCTAGTTTTGACAGAACCGAACAACCGAAAGCCGGGGAAGCACCTGTAGTGACGGTGCCGGATTACTGGGAGCGTGAACTAGCAAATGGTGTGAATGTACTTGGTGTGACCATGAGTGAAACACCAACGGTAGCGTTAACCATTAGTATGGATGGTGGTATGTTGCTAGATGCTGAGGGTAAAGCGGGTACAGCGTATCTCACCGCATTAATGATGAATGAATCTACGCAAAACTATACAAATGAAGAATTAGCGAACGAGCTAGCTAAATTAGGCAGCTCAATTCGCTTTAGTGCAGCAGGCCGATACTCACAGGTATATGTGTCTACGTTAACTAAAAACGTAATGCCAACTTTGGCACTACTAAAAGAGAAATTCTTCAACCCTGCTTTTGAAGAAAGTGATTTCATTCGAATGAAAGAGCGGGTGTTGCAAGGCTTGCAGCAGCAAGCGAAAACGCCGTCTAGTTTGGCTCGACGTGCGCGAGATTTAGTATTATTTGGTGCCGACAATCGCGTAAGTCTTCCTGATGAAGGCACCATTGAAACGGTCCAGTCCATCACACTTGACGATGTGAAACAGTTTTATAATCAGTATTATTCACCCAGTAAAGCGAGTGCGGTAGTCGTGGGTAATATGAGTTCTGATGCGGTAGTAGATGCATTAGATTTCATGTCGAAATGGGAAGTTGAGGCTTATACCTTTGAAGATTATGATGCTTTCCCTACCTACGATAAGAACCAAGTGTTTTTGGTAGATAGCCCCAGTGCAGTGCAGTCGGTGGTTTATATTGTTAAACGTAGCTTACCTTTTGATGCAACCGGCGATTACTTTAAATCTCGTTTAGTGAACTTCCCACTAGGTGGCGGCTTTAATAGCCGGATAAATCTGAACTTGCGTGAAGACAAAGGCATTACCTATGGCGCGAATAGTGCGTTTATGGGAGGCAAAACCCTAGGTTGGTTTGAAGTTGGAACTGATTTAACGGCAGCGAACACTGCCCAAGGCATTACTGAAGTTTTTAAAGAAATAAATCAGTACATCGAAAACGGGGCGACCGACGAGGAAATTCAATTTATGCGTAATGCGTTTACGTTGAGCGATGCCTTAGAGTTTGAAACCCCCAATAGTAAAGCGCGCTTTCTTCGTCAGTTGCAAAGTTATGGCCTTGAAAAAGGGTACCGAAACGAGCAAATTGAAATAATTAATAGCATCAGTAAAGACGAAATTAACGCGCTTGCTAAGCAATATTTGTCGACAGATGCGTTGCAAGTTATCGTTGTTGGCGATAAAGATGCGATTCTTGAGCAATTGGAGTCGTTAAATATGCCGATCATCGAATTATCGGTAGATACCAATAGTCGAGAAAAGATAAACTAA
- a CDS encoding Hpt domain-containing protein, which translates to MDQPATVLDFEFGMSQLSGNKTLLLTLLNKFSDEYRSANDDLQRLVKEGNFDDAYSLIHTLKGVAGNLGLFALHHASKPVEASVRNDKCLPDDYASFSALVDETIAAVDALSAAPEPAAPEVTSAVAAQARDQFITALKASEFISQSTLDEWLSVLSLPAETKQGIEDAVDELDYDEAIKLLEKA; encoded by the coding sequence ATGGATCAGCCCGCAACAGTCTTAGATTTTGAATTTGGCATGTCTCAACTAAGTGGTAATAAAACACTGTTGTTAACCTTATTGAATAAGTTTTCGGATGAATATCGCTCAGCAAACGATGATTTACAGCGATTAGTGAAAGAAGGTAATTTCGACGACGCATATTCTTTAATTCACACGCTAAAAGGTGTGGCAGGTAACCTTGGGTTATTTGCTTTACATCACGCCAGTAAGCCCGTTGAAGCAAGTGTAAGAAACGACAAATGCCTTCCCGATGACTACGCCAGCTTTTCTGCTCTAGTTGATGAAACCATAGCAGCTGTTGATGCATTATCGGCTGCTCCTGAGCCCGCTGCGCCTGAAGTAACTAGCGCAGTAGCGGCACAAGCGCGCGATCAATTTATTACAGCATTAAAAGCCAGTGAATTCATTTCCCAGTCAACACTTGATGAGTGGCTAAGTGTGCTTTCACTGCCTGCTGAAACGAAGCAAGGAATTGAAGACGCGGTAGACGAACTAGACTACGACGAAGCCATTAAATTGCTCGAAAAAGCCTAA
- a CDS encoding pseudouridine synthase codes for MNEIPILVDDNDVLIVNKPSGIAMHDSANTQNANSTGKNIRTSESADSANTTNIDNNIDTHTLGIVSRLREQTGYNQLHLCHRLDTGTSGCLCLAKNAHTAALIGDAFATRQVSKYYLAISADKPKKKQGTIVGDMKNRRGGQFMLLKSKENPAVTQFFSQSAKPGYRGFIVKPLTGKTHQIRVALKSVGAAIHGDTLYSGKPSDRLHLHAGWLSIPLPSRTISVKAPILSGDLFADSEVATWLAELPEPDTFNWPDVAPSLLRLVSKT; via the coding sequence GTGAACGAAATACCTATTTTAGTTGACGATAACGATGTGCTTATCGTCAACAAGCCTTCCGGCATAGCCATGCATGACAGTGCTAATACTCAAAATGCTAATAGCACTGGTAAGAATATAAGAACTAGTGAAAGCGCTGATTCTGCCAATACCACTAATATAGACAACAATATAGACACCCATACATTAGGCATCGTCAGTCGGCTTCGCGAGCAAACCGGTTATAACCAGCTTCACCTTTGTCATCGCTTAGATACCGGCACCTCTGGCTGTTTATGTTTAGCCAAAAATGCCCATACAGCAGCACTTATTGGTGATGCCTTTGCCACCCGTCAGGTTAGTAAATACTACCTAGCCATTAGTGCCGACAAGCCGAAAAAGAAACAAGGTACTATTGTGGGTGATATGAAAAATCGCCGTGGCGGCCAGTTCATGTTACTCAAAAGCAAAGAGAACCCTGCAGTCACCCAGTTTTTTAGTCAATCAGCCAAACCTGGCTACCGCGGATTTATCGTCAAACCGCTTACGGGCAAAACCCATCAAATTCGGGTGGCCCTTAAAAGTGTGGGCGCAGCTATACATGGTGATACGCTCTATAGCGGTAAACCATCCGATAGATTACATCTACATGCAGGTTGGTTAAGCATTCCCCTTCCCTCTCGCACTATTTCAGTGAAAGCGCCAATACTCTCAGGTGATTTATTTGCTGACAGTGAAGTGGCGACCTGGTTAGCTGAATTGCCGGAACCGGATACTTTTAACTGGCCTGACGTTGCGCCTTCCTTACTACGGTTAGTTAGCAAAACCTAA
- a CDS encoding ketopantoate reductase family protein yields MKSNKAILGVQKTENVKAEQVAIKKIHIAGRGAIGSLLAGAAEKQTMPYALYPRSPVSQVDKSGFQKPSLEQHNGELPKTETPTRYSQHENGTPTSYFLEWIDGTAYPVTQISRTKPHLSDNDILVLPLKVHHLKAALTQWLPFLGSNTPVVLLHNGMGGYEIAKSLLPSGQPLLLASTSHGAMKRTATQVIYTGVGATQVGIAPHLLSHEHSAIPEWAKSVCHTLHALLPPVKYQTDIMQALWAKLAINVVINPLTALNNITNSHIAGEQFTNERKTLCEEFAQVANACGQCFDAIEVEQQVIKVASLTGNNYSSMHQDVKNQRQTEIEAINGYIVNMAQKKGIEVPLNTLLTKQVTARLT; encoded by the coding sequence ATGAAAAGTAACAAAGCAATTCTAGGCGTGCAGAAAACCGAAAACGTAAAGGCTGAGCAGGTCGCGATAAAAAAAATCCACATTGCAGGCCGCGGCGCTATCGGTTCTTTACTTGCGGGGGCTGCCGAAAAGCAAACCATGCCTTACGCGCTTTATCCAAGAAGCCCTGTATCTCAAGTTGATAAATCTGGTTTTCAGAAACCTAGCCTTGAGCAACATAATGGTGAGCTACCTAAAACTGAGACACCCACACGCTATTCACAACATGAGAATGGGACACCCACTTCTTATTTCCTAGAATGGATTGATGGTACCGCATACCCCGTTACGCAAATAAGCAGAACCAAACCTCATCTTTCTGATAACGATATTCTAGTGCTGCCTTTAAAGGTACATCACCTGAAAGCCGCGCTTACTCAATGGTTGCCATTTTTAGGGAGCAACACACCAGTTGTGCTTTTACATAATGGTATGGGCGGATATGAAATAGCGAAATCGCTATTGCCATCGGGCCAGCCATTGCTGCTTGCTAGCACCAGCCATGGGGCGATGAAGCGCACGGCAACTCAGGTTATTTACACCGGCGTGGGCGCCACTCAAGTGGGTATTGCCCCTCATTTGCTTTCGCACGAACACTCAGCCATACCTGAATGGGCGAAAAGTGTGTGTCACACTTTGCATGCGCTGCTTCCACCAGTGAAATATCAAACTGATATTATGCAGGCATTGTGGGCCAAGCTTGCTATTAATGTGGTGATAAACCCGCTAACTGCGCTGAATAATATAACCAATAGCCATATTGCTGGTGAGCAGTTTACTAATGAACGCAAAACGCTTTGTGAAGAATTTGCTCAAGTGGCTAATGCATGTGGGCAGTGTTTTGATGCGATTGAAGTTGAACAGCAGGTAATTAAAGTCGCAAGTCTTACCGGCAATAACTACTCCAGTATGCATCAAGATGTAAAGAACCAGCGACAAACCGAGATTGAAGCAATTAATGGCTACATTGTTAATATGGCACAAAAAAAGGGTATTGAAGTTCCCCTCAACACCCTTCTTACAAAACAAGTCACTGCGCGTTTAACATAA